In a genomic window of Paroedura picta isolate Pp20150507F chromosome 14, Ppicta_v3.0, whole genome shotgun sequence:
- the PSME3IP1 gene encoding PSME3-interacting protein: MDGGEGGTNPVINKRFVTEAELEERRKRRQEEWEKVRKPEDPEECPEEVYDPRSLYERLQEQKDKKQQEFEEQFKFKNMVRGLDEDETKFLDEVSRQQALIEKQRQEEDLKELNEYRSSLSKVGGSTDLKKEAEKKLLVKSVGNKSKFSQAKLLAGAVKHRSSEGANNVKRLKLDPDPNPEEAPENPSCIPLGSSSASDPMVHCPSAAVCIGILPGLGAYSGSSDSESSSDSEGTINSAGKIVSSVFRGSSSFFDGPL, from the exons ATGGATGGAGGAGAAGGTGGTACCAACCCTGTGATTAACAAAAGGTTTGTGACTGAAGCAGAACTCGAAGAGAGGCGCAAGAGAAGACAAGAAGAATGGGAGAAAGTTCGGAAGCCGGAAGACCCTGAAG AGTGTCCTGAGGAAGTGTATGACCCCCGATCACTCTATGAAAGACTTCAGGAGCAGAAAGATAAGAAGCAGCAGGAGTTCGAAGAGCAATTCAAATTCA AAAATATGGTCAGAGGCCTAGATGAGGACGAGACCAAGTTCCTCGACGAGGTTTCTCGGCAACAGGCCCTCATAGAAAAGCAGCGTCAAGAAGAAGATCTGAAGGAACTGAATGAATACAGA AGTTCTTTGTCCAAGGTCGGGGGAAGCACTGACTTGaaaaaagaggcagagaaaaagCTGTTGGTGAAGTCCGTTGGAAACAAGAGCAAGTTCTCTCAGGCGAAGCTGTTGGCAGGCGCTGTGAAACACAGAAG TTCAGAAGGTGCCAACAACGTGAAAAGACTGAAGCTCGACCCTGACCCCAATCCGGAAGAAGCTCCAG AAAACCCCTCTTGTATCCCTCTGGGCAGCAGCTCTGCGAGTGATCCGATGGTCCACTGCCCCTCGGCGGCCGTGTGCATCGGGATTCTGCCAGGCCTGGGCGCCTACTCAGGGAGCAGCGACTCGGAGTCCAGCTCAGACAGCGAAGGCACCATCAACTCGGCCGGCAAGATCGTCTCCTCGGTATTCCGTGGCAGCAGCAGCTTCTTTGACGGCCCGTTGTAG